One part of the Homo sapiens chromosome 19, GRCh38.p14 Primary Assembly genome encodes these proteins:
- the ZNF708 gene encoding zinc finger protein 708 isoform 2 (isoform 2 is encoded by transcript variant 3): MKRHEMAAKPPAMCSHFAKDLRPEQYIKNSFQQVILRRYGKCGYQKGCKSVDEHKLHKGGHKGLNRCVTTTQSKIVQCDKYVKVFHKYSNAKRHKIRHTGKNPFKCKECGKSFCMLSQLTQHEIIHTGEKPYKCEECGKAFKKSSNLTNHKIIHTGEKPYKCEECGKAFNQSSTLTRHKIIHTGEKLYKCEECGKAFNRSSNLTKHKIVHTGEKPYKCEECGKAFKQSSNLTNHKKIHTGEKPYKCGECGKAFTLSSHLTTHKRIHTGEKPYKCEECGKAFSVFSTLTKHKIIHTEEKPYKCEECGKAFNRSSHLTNHKVIHTGEKPYKCEECGKAFTKSSTLTYHKVIHTGKKPYKCEECGKAFSIFSILTKHKVIHTEDKPYKCEECGKTFNYSSNFTNHKKIHTGEKPYKCEECGKSFILSSHLTTHKIIHTGEKPYKCKECGKAFNQSSTLMKHKIIHTGEKPYKCEECGKAFNQSPNLTKHKRIHTKEKPYKCK; the protein is encoded by the coding sequence ctatgtgttctcattttgcCAAAGACCTTAGGCCAgagcaatatataaaaaattctttCCAACAAGTGATACTGAGAAGATATGGAAAATGTGGATATCAGAAAGGCTGTAAAAGTGTGGATGAGCATAAGTTGCACAAAGGAGGTCACAAGGGACTTAACCGGTGTGTGACAACTACCCAGAGCAAAATAGTTCAGTGTGACAAATACGTGAAagtctttcataaatattcaaatGCAAAGAGACATAAGATAAGACATACTGGAAAAAATCctttcaaatgtaaagaatgtggcaaatcaTTTTGCATGCTTTCACAACTAACTCAACatgagataattcatactggagaaaaaccctacaaatgtgaagaatgtggcaaagcttttaaaaagtccTCAAACCTTACGAatcataagataattcatactggagagaaaccctacaaatgtgaagaatgtggaaaAGCTTTTAACCAGTCCTCAACTCTTACtagacataagataattcatactggagagaaactctacaaatgtgaagaatgtggcaaagcttttaaccggTCCTCAaaccttactaaacataagatagttcatactggagagaaaccctacaaatgtgaagaatgtggcaaagcttttaaacaGTCCTCAAACCTTACTAATCacaagaaaattcatactggagagaaaccctacaaatgtggagaatgtggcaaagcctttaccCTATCTTCacaccttactacacataagaggattcatactggtgagaaaccctacaaatgtgaagaatgtggcaaagcttttagtGTATTTTCAacccttactaaacataagataattcatactgaagagaaaccctacaaatgtgaagaatgtggcaaagcttttaaccggTCCTCACACCTTACTAATCATAaggtaattcatactggagagaaaccctacaaatgtgaagaatgtggtaaagccttTACCAAGTCCTCAACTCTTACTTATCATAAGGTaattcatactggaaagaaaccctacaaatgtgaagaatgtggtaaagccttTAGTATATTCTCAATCCTTACTAAACATAAAGTAATTCATACTGAAGacaaaccctacaaatgtgaagaatgtggcaaaacttTTAACTACTCCTCAAATTTTACTAATCATaaaaaaattcatactggagagaaaccctataagtgtgaagaatgtggcaaaagcTTTATTCTGTCCTCTCAtcttactacacataagataattcatactggagagaaaccctacaaatgtaaagaatgtggcaaagcttttaaccagtCCTCAACCCTTAtgaaacataagataattcatactggagagaaaccctacaaatgtgaagaatgtggcaaagcctttaaccagTCCCCAaaccttactaaacataagagaattcataccaaagagaaaccctacaaatgtaaatAA
- the ZNF708 gene encoding zinc finger protein 708 isoform X2, whose amino-acid sequence MCSHFAKDLRPEQYIKNSFQQVILRRYGKCGYQKGCKSVDEHKLHKGGHKGLNRCVTTTQSKIVQCDKYVKVFHKYSNAKRHKIRHTGKNPFKCKECGKSFCMLSQLTQHEIIHTGEKPYKCEECGKAFKKSSNLTNHKIIHTGEKPYKCEECGKAFNQSSTLTRHKIIHTGEKLYKCEECGKAFNRSSNLTKHKIVHTGEKPYKCEECGKAFKQSSNLTNHKKIHTGEKPYKCGECGKAFTLSSHLTTHKRIHTGEKPYKCEECGKAFSVFSTLTKHKIIHTEEKPYKCEECGKAFNRSSHLTNHKVIHTGEKPYKCEECGKAFTKSSTLTYHKVIHTGKKPYKCEECGKAFSIFSILTKHKVIHTEDKPYKCEECGKTFNYSSNFTNHKKIHTGEKPYKCEECGKSFILSSHLTTHKIIHTGEKPYKCKECGKAFNQSSTLMKHKIIHTGEKPYKCEECGKAFNQSPNLTKHKRIHTKEKPYKCK is encoded by the coding sequence atgtgttctcattttgcCAAAGACCTTAGGCCAgagcaatatataaaaaattctttCCAACAAGTGATACTGAGAAGATATGGAAAATGTGGATATCAGAAAGGCTGTAAAAGTGTGGATGAGCATAAGTTGCACAAAGGAGGTCACAAGGGACTTAACCGGTGTGTGACAACTACCCAGAGCAAAATAGTTCAGTGTGACAAATACGTGAAagtctttcataaatattcaaatGCAAAGAGACATAAGATAAGACATACTGGAAAAAATCctttcaaatgtaaagaatgtggcaaatcaTTTTGCATGCTTTCACAACTAACTCAACatgagataattcatactggagaaaaaccctacaaatgtgaagaatgtggcaaagcttttaaaaagtccTCAAACCTTACGAatcataagataattcatactggagagaaaccctacaaatgtgaagaatgtggaaaAGCTTTTAACCAGTCCTCAACTCTTACtagacataagataattcatactggagagaaactctacaaatgtgaagaatgtggcaaagcttttaaccggTCCTCAaaccttactaaacataagatagttcatactggagagaaaccctacaaatgtgaagaatgtggcaaagcttttaaacaGTCCTCAAACCTTACTAATCacaagaaaattcatactggagagaaaccctacaaatgtggagaatgtggcaaagcctttaccCTATCTTCacaccttactacacataagaggattcatactggtgagaaaccctacaaatgtgaagaatgtggcaaagcttttagtGTATTTTCAacccttactaaacataagataattcatactgaagagaaaccctacaaatgtgaagaatgtggcaaagcttttaaccggTCCTCACACCTTACTAATCATAaggtaattcatactggagagaaaccctacaaatgtgaagaatgtggtaaagccttTACCAAGTCCTCAACTCTTACTTATCATAAGGTaattcatactggaaagaaaccctacaaatgtgaagaatgtggtaaagccttTAGTATATTCTCAATCCTTACTAAACATAAAGTAATTCATACTGAAGacaaaccctacaaatgtgaagaatgtggcaaaacttTTAACTACTCCTCAAATTTTACTAATCATaaaaaaattcatactggagagaaaccctataagtgtgaagaatgtggcaaaagcTTTATTCTGTCCTCTCAtcttactacacataagataattcatactggagagaaaccctacaaatgtaaagaatgtggcaaagcttttaaccagtCCTCAACCCTTAtgaaacataagataattcatactggagagaaaccctacaaatgtgaagaatgtggcaaagcctttaaccagTCCCCAaaccttactaaacataagagaattcataccaaagagaaaccctacaaatgtaaatAA